In one window of Streptomyces roseofulvus DNA:
- the sigK gene encoding ECF RNA polymerase sigma factor SigK encodes MNQPLPFGTGRNGRAAPSDLTETMGKVAHGDKQAFSALYDALAPLVFGIVLKVVRDRAQSEEVTQEVMIDLWRQAARYRPDAGSVQTWAATIAHRRAVDRVRSAQAATDREQAQAAREHTTAFDEVAEQVETRLESEQVRRCLRGLTELQRQAVTLAYYQGLTYREVAETLRTPLPTIKTRMRDGLIRLRDCMGVTT; translated from the coding sequence GTGAACCAGCCGCTTCCCTTCGGCACCGGCCGCAACGGCCGCGCCGCCCCCAGCGACCTCACCGAGACCATGGGCAAAGTGGCCCATGGTGACAAGCAGGCGTTCTCCGCCCTCTACGACGCCCTCGCACCCCTGGTCTTCGGCATCGTCCTCAAAGTGGTGCGCGACCGGGCGCAGTCCGAGGAGGTCACCCAGGAGGTCATGATCGACCTGTGGCGCCAGGCCGCCCGCTACCGGCCTGACGCCGGCAGCGTGCAGACGTGGGCCGCGACGATCGCCCACCGGCGGGCCGTGGACCGGGTCCGCTCCGCCCAGGCCGCCACCGACCGCGAGCAGGCCCAGGCCGCCCGAGAGCACACCACCGCCTTCGACGAGGTCGCCGAACAGGTCGAGACGCGCCTGGAGTCCGAACAGGTACGGCGCTGCCTGCGCGGCTTGACCGAACTCCAGCGCCAGGCCGTGACCCTGGCCTATTACCAGGGCCTGACCTACCGTGAAGTCGCCGAAACCCTGCGCACGCCTCTTCCCACCATCAAGACACGCATGCGCGACGGGCTCATCCGGCTCCGCGACTGCATGGGGGTGACCACATGA
- a CDS encoding chaplin has product MVRVRNGLAVALAAGAVVVGGASMASADAGAQGVAAHSPGVGSGNLVQVPVHIPVNACGNTVSVIGLLNPTFGNTCVNA; this is encoded by the coding sequence ATGGTTCGTGTGCGGAATGGTCTGGCGGTGGCCCTGGCGGCCGGTGCGGTGGTCGTCGGTGGCGCGTCGATGGCATCGGCCGATGCCGGTGCACAGGGCGTGGCCGCCCACTCGCCGGGAGTGGGCTCGGGCAACCTCGTGCAGGTTCCCGTTCACATCCCGGTCAACGCGTGCGGTAACACCGTCAGCGTGATCGGGCTGCTGAACCCCACGTTCGGCAACACCTGCGTCAACGCCTGA
- a CDS encoding anti-sigma factor, which translates to MNHHTTDAHTLAAAYALGALDDDERKDFDAHLKTCEACRQEAAEFQATTARLAAAVAQPPPPAAKAQVMAAIDGVRQLPPRVPAAGAAPVLGGILRRRAVSLALAASVAAVALGGVAVWQRQNGQELEQQARQAQQQLDVVSAVLAAPDAQTVHGKAANGALTTVVSSEQRNQAVFTAANLPAAGVGKTYQLWLDHDGTMLPAGLIDHDGTVILSGNPADAGAVGLTLEPDGGSPQPTTDPLLLMALPA; encoded by the coding sequence ATGAACCACCACACCACCGACGCGCACACCCTCGCCGCCGCCTACGCCCTGGGCGCCCTCGACGACGACGAGCGCAAGGACTTCGACGCCCACCTCAAGACGTGCGAGGCATGCCGGCAGGAAGCGGCCGAGTTCCAGGCGACCACAGCACGCCTGGCGGCAGCCGTCGCCCAGCCGCCGCCTCCGGCCGCGAAGGCGCAGGTCATGGCCGCCATCGACGGCGTGCGTCAGCTTCCCCCGCGTGTCCCCGCCGCCGGTGCGGCGCCCGTCCTCGGCGGCATCTTGCGCCGCCGTGCCGTATCCCTGGCGCTGGCCGCCAGCGTGGCCGCCGTCGCACTGGGCGGCGTCGCGGTCTGGCAGAGGCAGAACGGACAAGAGCTGGAGCAGCAGGCCCGCCAGGCCCAGCAGCAGCTCGACGTGGTCAGTGCCGTCCTGGCGGCCCCGGACGCCCAGACCGTGCACGGCAAGGCCGCCAACGGGGCCCTGACCACCGTCGTCTCCTCCGAGCAGCGGAACCAGGCCGTCTTCACCGCCGCTAACCTGCCGGCGGCCGGCGTCGGGAAGACCTACCAGCTGTGGCTCGACCATGACGGCACGATGCTCCCGGCCGGTCTGATCGACCACGACGGCACCGTCATCCTCTCTGGGAACCCTGCCGACGCGGGCGCCGTCGGCCTCACCCTCGAACCCGACGGAGGATCCCCCCAGCCCACCACCGACCCGCTGCTGCTGATGGCCCTGCCCGCCTGA
- a CDS encoding ATP-binding protein, whose protein sequence is MDTAIAPCGCPVTLHLPLLSDERAARQARQAVARLLEQEADACPREVADDLVLIVSELVGNAVLHAAGPYALTLSLERGQAGIAVSDGTADLAGSHREGRREETGGRGLRIVRSLGADLLVSRSDRGKQVIAVLTW, encoded by the coding sequence ATGGACACCGCCATTGCTCCCTGCGGATGTCCGGTCACGCTGCACCTGCCGCTCCTCTCGGACGAACGCGCGGCCCGCCAGGCCCGCCAAGCCGTGGCACGACTTCTGGAACAGGAGGCGGACGCCTGCCCTCGCGAGGTCGCCGATGATCTCGTGCTGATCGTCTCGGAGTTGGTCGGCAACGCGGTGCTCCACGCCGCCGGACCCTACGCGCTCACCTTGAGCCTGGAACGAGGTCAGGCGGGCATCGCCGTCAGCGACGGGACGGCGGACCTGGCCGGGAGCCATCGAGAAGGGCGGCGCGAGGAGACGGGAGGCCGGGGGCTGAGGATCGTTCGTTCGCTGGGAGCGGACCTCCTCGTCAGCCGCTCCGACCGGGGCAAGCAGGTCATCGCGGTCCTGACCTGGTAG
- a CDS encoding NAD(P)/FAD-dependent oxidoreductase, whose protein sequence is MVVEQRKAAVVGAGVAGLTAAYVLASSYEVTLYEADGRLGGHAHTRELPGPGGRALAVDSGFIVHNERTYPTLLRLFRELEIGTQDAEMSMSVRCDGCGLEYAGARGAAGLFASRAALRSRYLRLLAEVPVFHRGARRLLARGTHAGVTFGDFLREGGFSPYFVSHFALPLVAAVWSCPARTALAYPAAYLFAFLHHHGLLSITGSPQWKTVTGGSSAYVAAAAKRVHRIRTSSPVDAVRRTGRGALVTTGDGATDAYDAVVIATHPDQALRMLADPTPDEKRLLGAFTYAHNPTVLHTDTSLLPRSPKARASWNYRMTGCEPSAAPVHVSYDMERLQRLPAGSGYVVTLGGDTGIALDRVVERMVYEHPVYTPASVAAQKELPRLNTGVTAYAGAWHGWGFHEDGCRSGVEAARSLGVSW, encoded by the coding sequence ATGGTGGTCGAACAGCGCAAGGCGGCGGTCGTAGGCGCCGGCGTGGCGGGCCTGACGGCCGCCTACGTCCTGGCGTCCTCGTACGAGGTCACCCTGTACGAGGCGGACGGGCGGCTCGGGGGGCACGCCCACACCCGCGAGCTGCCCGGCCCCGGCGGTCGGGCACTCGCCGTGGACTCGGGGTTCATCGTCCACAACGAGCGCACCTACCCCACCCTGCTCCGGCTGTTCCGGGAGCTGGAGATCGGCACGCAGGACGCCGAGATGAGTATGTCGGTGCGGTGCGACGGTTGCGGTCTGGAGTACGCCGGCGCCCGGGGCGCTGCGGGACTGTTCGCCTCCCGCGCGGCCCTGCGGTCGCGGTACCTCCGGCTCCTGGCAGAGGTACCGGTCTTCCACCGGGGTGCCCGGCGGCTGCTGGCGCGCGGGACTCATGCGGGCGTCACCTTCGGGGACTTCCTGCGCGAGGGCGGGTTCTCCCCCTACTTCGTCAGCCACTTCGCCCTGCCCCTCGTCGCCGCCGTGTGGTCCTGCCCGGCCCGCACCGCGCTGGCGTACCCGGCCGCCTACCTCTTCGCCTTCTTGCACCATCACGGTCTGCTGTCGATCACCGGCTCCCCGCAGTGGAAGACCGTCACCGGCGGTTCGTCCGCCTACGTCGCCGCGGCCGCCAAACGCGTCCACCGCATCCGCACCTCCAGCCCGGTCGACGCCGTCCGGCGCACGGGCCGAGGCGCCCTCGTCACCACCGGCGACGGCGCCACCGACGCGTACGACGCCGTGGTCATCGCCACGCACCCCGACCAGGCGCTGCGCATGCTCGCGGACCCCACCCCCGACGAGAAGCGGCTCCTGGGCGCCTTCACGTACGCGCACAACCCCACCGTGCTGCACACCGACACCTCGCTCCTGCCCCGCTCTCCGAAGGCGCGCGCGAGCTGGAACTACCGCATGACCGGCTGCGAGCCCTCCGCTGCCCCCGTACACGTCAGCTACGACATGGAGCGCCTCCAGCGCCTGCCCGCCGGCTCCGGCTACGTGGTCACCCTGGGCGGTGACACCGGCATTGCCCTGGACCGGGTCGTGGAGCGGATGGTCTACGAGCACCCCGTCTACACGCCCGCGTCGGTCGCGGCGCAGAAGGAGCTCCCCCGCCTCAACACCGGGGTGACCGCGTACGCGGGGGCCTGGCACGGCTGGGGGTTCCACGAGGACGGCTGCCGCTCCGGCGTGGAGGCTGCCCGCTCCTTGGGGGTGAGCTGGTGA
- a CDS encoding molybdopterin-dependent oxidoreductase — MSSFRSKLVRAAFGALAGLLAAYTALAVAELVAGLVRPAAGPVTVVGGAVIDRTPAAVKDFAIRTFGENDKTVLQLGILAILALIAVGLGILAMSHRRAGAAGVLLFGIVGAAAAFSRPDSTGTGDVLPSIAGALAGAAALYVLATKAAPVHAPDGQPGTGGWSRRGFLAAAGVTAVAATSAGALGRYFTGRQGQGAVATRENLVLPKPASPAPAVPAGVQLKVPGITAFSTPNADFYRVDTALTVPRVDAGTWRLRIRGTGVTRPRTYTLDQLLARPLIERDITLTCVSNEVGGPYIGNARWLGVPLADLLEEAGVRPPSKGGRADQLVARSVDGMTLGSPVEDLMDGRDAILAVGMNGEPLPFDHGFPVRMLVPGLYGYVSACKWIEDIELTTFDAYDPYWVKRKWARRAPIKTQARIDTPRPFARPAAGTVTVAGVAWAQRRGITRVQIRVDDGPWQDAELAAQAGVDTWRQWSYRWNASPGGHNLTVRATDGTGQVQTEERTRTIPDGASGWHSVFVTVP, encoded by the coding sequence GTGAGCAGCTTCCGCAGCAAACTCGTCCGCGCCGCCTTCGGCGCACTGGCCGGACTCCTGGCCGCGTACACGGCTCTGGCCGTGGCCGAGCTGGTGGCCGGACTGGTGCGGCCGGCGGCCGGGCCGGTGACCGTGGTGGGCGGCGCGGTGATCGACCGTACGCCTGCCGCGGTGAAGGACTTCGCGATCCGCACGTTCGGAGAGAACGACAAGACCGTTCTCCAGCTGGGAATTCTCGCCATCCTCGCCCTCATCGCCGTCGGCCTCGGCATCCTGGCCATGTCGCACCGACGCGCCGGTGCGGCGGGGGTGTTGCTGTTCGGGATCGTCGGGGCCGCCGCGGCTTTCAGCCGTCCCGACTCCACCGGCACCGGTGACGTGCTGCCCTCGATCGCCGGAGCGCTGGCGGGAGCTGCGGCTCTGTACGTGCTGGCGACCAAAGCCGCTCCCGTTCACGCCCCGGACGGGCAGCCAGGCACTGGGGGGTGGAGCAGGCGCGGGTTCCTCGCCGCGGCCGGTGTGACTGCCGTCGCCGCTACCTCGGCAGGCGCGCTGGGCCGGTACTTCACCGGCAGGCAAGGCCAGGGCGCCGTCGCCACCCGGGAGAACCTGGTGCTTCCCAAGCCGGCTTCCCCGGCGCCGGCGGTGCCGGCCGGTGTTCAGCTGAAGGTGCCCGGCATCACCGCTTTCTCCACCCCCAACGCCGACTTCTACCGCGTCGACACCGCCCTGACCGTTCCCAGGGTCGACGCGGGCACCTGGCGGCTGCGCATCCGCGGCACAGGGGTCACCCGCCCCCGCACCTATACCCTCGACCAGCTTCTCGCCCGCCCGCTCATCGAACGCGACATCACCCTGACCTGCGTCTCGAACGAGGTCGGCGGCCCCTACATCGGCAACGCCCGCTGGCTCGGCGTACCCCTCGCCGACCTCCTTGAGGAAGCCGGCGTCCGACCGCCGTCGAAGGGCGGCCGGGCCGATCAGCTGGTGGCCCGCTCCGTGGACGGCATGACGCTCGGCTCCCCCGTCGAGGACCTGATGGACGGGCGCGACGCCATCCTCGCGGTCGGCATGAACGGCGAACCGCTCCCCTTCGACCACGGCTTCCCCGTCCGCATGCTCGTCCCCGGCCTCTATGGCTACGTCTCGGCCTGCAAGTGGATCGAGGACATCGAACTCACCACGTTCGACGCCTACGACCCCTACTGGGTCAAACGCAAGTGGGCCCGCCGCGCGCCGATCAAGACCCAGGCCCGCATCGACACTCCCCGGCCCTTCGCCCGCCCCGCCGCCGGCACCGTCACCGTCGCCGGCGTCGCCTGGGCCCAGCGACGCGGCATCACCCGCGTTCAGATCCGCGTCGACGACGGGCCCTGGCAGGACGCAGAACTCGCCGCCCAGGCAGGCGTCGACACCTGGCGCCAGTGGTCCTACCGCTGGAACGCCTCCCCCGGCGGACACAACCTCACCGTCCGTGCCACCGACGGCACCGGACAGGTCCAGACCGAAGAGCGCACCCGCACCATCCCCGACGGGGCGAGCGGCTGGCACAGCGTCTTCGTCACCGTCCCCTAG
- a CDS encoding M4 family metallopeptidase produces MNRKNALAAGVAAALALGSVTMVATQSTAAPRPTTAEGTAVAQPGAGFRAMTADARGEAIRTAGRNAAATARELGLGPDERLVTKDVLIDADGSRHVRYDRTYRGLPVIGGDLVVHLTEDGTITGSDLAHQGAIRIAGTTPKLTAADASAKAVKHARHVRKAKAGGKDSTLVVYAVGKIPVLAYRSTVTGEGETGPASRQAVIVDATTGAPLDQYELHQNVTGTGNGVTVGQVSIETTQTAGGYTLTDPAHGGTIVYDSYNSPQSNPAQNARAFSKATNSWGNGTSSSRESAAVDASYGLAKTWDYFKNSFNRSGIRNDGRGARAYVHVDTNLLNAFYDDNCFCMYFGDGSSQNGNTPLATLDVGGHEMTHGVTAATADLTYSGESGGLNEATSDIFGTMVEFSADNAGDPGDYYIGEKLNMSGGYMRRMDNPAADGRSLSCWNSGAGSVDVHLSSGIGNHFFYLAAEGTGAKTIGGRPHTGTTCNNDTFSGIGKDKAAAVWYRALTTYMTSTTNYAGARTATLQAAADLYGANSQERYLVSKAWAAVSVGTALPDPGTPTPSPTTPPGGNALANGSFEQGTTGWTQSDNIITNSSLQTARDGSWYAWMMGYGADAVESLSQPNIAVPSTGTPKLTFWLKVSTQESGSTAYDTLKVNVNGTTLATYSNADAGPGYVQKTVDLSAHKGQTVKLEFAGTEDTYLSTIFLVDQITIG; encoded by the coding sequence ATGAACCGCAAGAACGCCCTTGCGGCCGGTGTCGCGGCAGCCCTCGCCCTGGGCTCCGTGACCATGGTGGCCACCCAGTCCACCGCGGCTCCCCGGCCCACCACGGCCGAAGGCACCGCCGTCGCCCAACCCGGCGCCGGGTTTCGGGCGATGACGGCCGACGCGCGTGGCGAGGCGATACGCACGGCCGGCCGGAACGCGGCCGCCACCGCCCGCGAGCTCGGCCTGGGCCCCGACGAGCGCCTGGTGACCAAGGACGTGCTGATCGACGCCGACGGCTCCCGGCACGTCCGCTACGACCGCACCTACAGAGGCCTGCCGGTGATCGGCGGCGACCTGGTGGTGCACCTCACCGAAGACGGCACGATCACCGGCTCGGACCTGGCACACCAGGGCGCGATCCGGATCGCCGGCACCACCCCGAAACTCACGGCCGCCGACGCCTCCGCCAAGGCCGTCAAGCACGCCAGGCACGTGAGGAAGGCGAAGGCCGGCGGCAAGGACAGCACCCTGGTGGTCTACGCGGTCGGCAAGATCCCCGTCCTCGCCTACCGCTCGACCGTCACCGGCGAGGGCGAGACCGGCCCCGCCTCGCGCCAGGCGGTGATCGTCGACGCCACCACCGGAGCGCCGCTGGACCAGTACGAGCTGCACCAGAACGTCACGGGCACCGGCAACGGCGTCACCGTCGGCCAGGTCTCCATCGAGACCACCCAGACCGCCGGCGGCTACACCCTGACCGACCCCGCGCACGGCGGCACGATCGTCTACGACTCCTACAACAGCCCCCAGTCCAACCCCGCGCAGAACGCCCGGGCCTTCTCCAAGGCCACCAACTCCTGGGGCAACGGCACCAGCTCCAGCCGCGAGAGCGCCGCCGTCGACGCCTCCTACGGCCTGGCGAAGACCTGGGACTACTTCAAGAACTCCTTCAACCGCTCCGGCATCCGCAACGACGGCCGCGGCGCCCGCGCCTACGTCCACGTGGACACCAACCTGCTCAACGCCTTCTACGACGACAACTGCTTCTGCATGTACTTCGGCGACGGCTCCTCGCAGAACGGCAACACCCCGCTCGCCACGCTCGACGTGGGCGGCCACGAGATGACCCACGGCGTCACCGCCGCCACCGCCGACCTCACCTACTCCGGCGAGTCCGGCGGCCTCAACGAGGCCACCAGCGACATCTTCGGCACCATGGTCGAGTTCTCCGCCGACAACGCCGGCGACCCGGGCGACTACTACATCGGCGAGAAGCTCAACATGTCCGGCGGATACATGCGCCGGATGGACAACCCCGCCGCCGACGGCAGATCGCTGTCCTGCTGGAACTCCGGCGCCGGCTCGGTGGACGTGCACCTCTCCTCCGGCATCGGCAACCACTTCTTCTACCTGGCGGCCGAGGGCACCGGGGCGAAGACCATCGGCGGACGCCCGCACACCGGAACGACCTGCAACAACGACACCTTCAGCGGCATCGGCAAGGACAAGGCCGCCGCCGTCTGGTACCGCGCGCTGACCACCTACATGACCTCCACCACCAACTACGCCGGCGCCCGCACCGCCACCCTGCAGGCCGCCGCCGACCTGTACGGCGCCAACTCCCAGGAGCGCTACCTCGTCTCCAAGGCGTGGGCCGCCGTCAGCGTCGGCACCGCCCTCCCCGACCCCGGCACCCCCACCCCCTCCCCGACCACGCCCCCCGGAGGCAACGCACTGGCCAACGGCAGCTTCGAACAGGGCACCACCGGCTGGACCCAGAGCGACAACATCATCACCAACTCGTCCCTGCAGACCGCGCGCGACGGGTCCTGGTACGCCTGGATGATGGGCTACGGCGCCGACGCCGTCGAATCCCTGTCCCAGCCGAACATCGCGGTGCCCTCCACCGGCACCCCGAAGCTCACCTTCTGGCTGAAGGTCTCCACCCAGGAGTCCGGCTCCACCGCCTACGACACCCTCAAGGTCAACGTCAACGGCACCACGCTGGCCACCTACTCCAACGCCGACGCCGGCCCCGGATACGTCCAGAAGACCGTCGACCTGTCCGCCCACAAGGGCCAGACCGTGAAGCTGGAGTTCGCCGGCACCGAAGACACCTACCTGTCGACCATCTTCCTGGTCGACCAGATCACCATCGGCTGA
- a CDS encoding fasciclin domain-containing protein: MNSMKIRRTAIAVVAAAALPFSLAACSDSGSDTKAAPSAGAEDAAKTSESTPAGDNMTDDQPFGPACAGVPKEGAGSFDGMAKDPVATAASNNPALSTLVTAVKQAGLVDTLNNAENITVFAPTNDAFAKIPKADLDKVLADKATLTKILTYHVVGQKLTPKQLENGSFETLQKGMITTTGSGESYKVNDTANVVCGNVKTANANVYIIDTVLMPK; this comes from the coding sequence ATGAACAGCATGAAGATCCGCCGTACCGCGATCGCCGTCGTCGCCGCAGCCGCGCTGCCCTTCTCCCTGGCCGCCTGCTCCGACTCCGGCAGCGACACCAAGGCCGCCCCGAGCGCGGGCGCCGAGGACGCCGCGAAGACCAGCGAGAGCACCCCTGCGGGCGACAACATGACCGACGACCAGCCCTTCGGTCCGGCCTGCGCGGGCGTGCCGAAGGAGGGCGCGGGCTCCTTCGACGGCATGGCCAAGGACCCGGTCGCCACCGCCGCGTCGAACAACCCGGCCCTGTCCACCCTCGTGACCGCCGTCAAGCAGGCCGGACTCGTCGACACCCTCAACAACGCCGAGAACATCACCGTCTTCGCGCCGACGAACGACGCCTTCGCCAAGATCCCCAAGGCCGACCTCGACAAGGTCCTCGCCGACAAGGCCACCCTCACCAAGATCCTCACCTACCACGTCGTCGGCCAGAAGCTCACGCCGAAGCAGCTGGAGAACGGCTCCTTCGAGACCCTCCAGAAGGGCATGATCACCACCACCGGCTCCGGTGAGTCCTACAAGGTCAACGACACCGCCAACGTGGTCTGCGGCAACGTGAAGACCGCCAACGCCAACGTCTACATCATCGACACCGTCCTCATGCCCAAGTAA
- a CDS encoding peroxiredoxin has protein sequence MASSPEIGDIVGDFCLPGGHLDGETFHRRDYTLCEQRGKPLVLVFCPGDDTPVCTAQLCSYSDGLDQLQSADATVWGISPQGLDSHEKFARNRRLSMPLLSDEERGVAKSFGISAPLIGLRRSVFIVNGHGRLHWKHVTAIGASYPPAVTLSTHLAGLTG, from the coding sequence ATGGCAAGCAGCCCGGAGATCGGGGACATCGTCGGCGACTTCTGCCTGCCCGGCGGACATCTGGACGGCGAAACCTTCCATCGCCGCGACTACACCCTGTGCGAGCAGCGCGGCAAGCCGCTCGTTCTCGTCTTCTGCCCCGGCGACGACACACCGGTATGCACCGCACAGCTCTGCTCCTACTCCGACGGCCTGGACCAACTCCAGTCCGCCGATGCCACCGTGTGGGGCATCAGCCCGCAAGGGCTCGACAGTCATGAGAAGTTCGCCCGCAACCGCAGGCTGAGCATGCCCCTGCTGTCCGACGAGGAGCGCGGGGTGGCGAAGTCCTTCGGGATCAGCGCACCCCTGATCGGCCTGCGCCGGTCGGTGTTCATCGTCAACGGCCACGGCCGCCTGCACTGGAAGCACGTCACCGCCATAGGCGCCAGCTACCCGCCCGCCGTCACGCTGAGCACGCATCTCGCCGGTCTCACCGGCTGA